From the genome of Candidatus Cloacimonadota bacterium, one region includes:
- a CDS encoding PorT family protein: QAKIKVNPGFRVGLNVARLELTEDGQEIDSSDALGLHIGGFAQLELMRNVFLQPELLYTQKGTGAYDEDKVTIDYIALPVLLKTSIRIPLSQPIVLQPLVAPEIAYAISATSTYNDEFYKYIHRVNAGFNFGADITYTDNYILGIRYYLGLTDLMNPNAKRPPISNTCWSISMGYLF, encoded by the coding sequence TACAGGCAAAAATCAAGGTCAATCCGGGATTCCGGGTCGGTTTGAACGTGGCCAGGCTGGAATTAACCGAAGACGGTCAGGAAATAGACAGTTCTGATGCCCTGGGATTGCATATCGGGGGATTCGCGCAGCTCGAATTGATGCGTAATGTCTTTTTGCAGCCGGAATTGCTTTACACTCAAAAAGGCACCGGCGCTTATGATGAAGACAAGGTCACCATCGATTATATCGCCCTGCCGGTGCTTCTGAAAACAAGTATCAGAATCCCCTTGAGTCAGCCAATCGTTCTGCAACCGCTTGTGGCGCCGGAAATAGCTTATGCCATCAGCGCGACATCCACCTACAATGACGAATTTTACAAATATATCCATCGCGTGAACGCTGGCTTTAATTTTGGCGCGGATATCACATATACGGACAATTATATCCTGGGTATCCGCTACTATCTGGGTTTGACAGATCTAATGAACCCCAACGCGAAGCGGCCACCAATCTCAAACACCTGCTGGTCAATCAGCATGGGTTATCTTTTCTAA